CCGAGATTCCCGGGGTGTCCGCCGGAACCAGAATCATGCTGATGCCGCGATACATGGGCTGGGCCGTGGCGTCGGTCTGGGCCAGGGTGACGTAGAAGCCCGCCAGCGGCCCGGCGTTGGTTATGAAGGTCTTGGTGCCGTTGATGACCCAGGAGTCGCCGTCCTTCACCGCGACGGTGTCCAGGCCCGTGATGTCGCTGCCGCGCCCCGGCTCGGTGAAACAGCCGCAGGAAAGGCACTTGCCCTCGGCAACCTTTGGGAGCCACTCGGCCTTCTGCTCCTCGCTGCCAAACCTCAACACGCACTCCGAGGCGAAACTCGCCAGAATGATGCAGGCCCCGATGGTGGAGTCGGCGCGGCAAAGCTCCTCCGCCACCAGGATGTTCTCCATCACACCGTAATTCTGGCCGGAATACTTTTCAGGATAATGAAGCCCCACCATGCCCAGGTCGCAAGCCTTTTTCCAGATTTTGACCGGATATTCGTGCTTGGAATCAAGTTCACGGGCAAGGTCCTTGTCGAACTCGCCCTTGGCGAAATCACGAGCGGCCTTGACCAGATTGGTCTGCTCCTTGGTCAGTTCAAAATCCATTCTTTTCGCTCCTTATTCTGATGCCCTTTAGGACCTTTGTGAATTCATCCCCCAGGTTTTCCGACGGCCTTGAATCCGAAACTTCCTCCGGGTGCAAGGCGGTCGCGCCGCGAAGCCCGAACTATACCCGACTTCACGGTCAATTGAAACAAAAAAGAAAAACAGGAAAAGCAAAGGCAAAAGCAGCCTCCGGCGGCTGGGGGAGCTGCGCTCCCCCAGACCCCCTTTTATCGGGTCCTTGGAGTTGGAATTGCTGCGCCATTCCAACTCCAAGGACAGGTTTGAGACTTCACC
This genomic interval from Deltaproteobacteria bacterium contains the following:
- a CDS encoding acyl-CoA dehydrogenase family protein → MDFELTKEQTNLVKAARDFAKGEFDKDLARELDSKHEYPVKIWKKACDLGMVGLHYPEKYSGQNYGVMENILVAEELCRADSTIGACIILASFASECVLRFGSEEQKAEWLPKVAEGKCLSCGCFTEPGRGSDITGLDTVAVKDGDSWVINGTKTFITNAGPLAGFYVTLAQTDATAQPMYRGISMILVPADTPGISVQTVGEKMGIRMMYTGEVSYKDVRVPLKNLIGTEGKGFYQVLEFFDESRILIAAQALGTAQGAFDRALAYTKQRVQFGKKLAEFQITQHKLADMATKIEMARLMTYKAAWNYDQGRIDPKLTSMAKMAAARAAVEVADEAIQLHGGYGYMAEYDVERFYRDAKITEIYEGTKEIQKNTIASSVIGKLK